The Triticum aestivum cultivar Chinese Spring chromosome 3A, IWGSC CS RefSeq v2.1, whole genome shotgun sequence genome includes a region encoding these proteins:
- the LOC123058729 gene encoding RING-H2 finger protein ATL74, translating into MGAHTRSMSWYMGQTGSQAPSSAENGAQRALSSGGGGDASFDTNMVIILAALLFALLFALGLNSLARYVIRWARRASLEASGGGELDGAASAASAGGRGGLKKRTLRSLPIEVYGACAAAGGGGAAPADDVCAICLGEFEDGEKVRVLPRCGHEFHVRCVDTWLVSHDSCPTCRDSVLSGAAAAGRSGGRPGSADAAAVEVVIAA; encoded by the coding sequence ATGGGCGCGCACACCCGGTCCATGAGCTGGTACATGGGCCAGACGGGCTCGCAGGCGCCGTCGAGCGCCGAGAACGGCGCGCAGCGCGCgctcagcagcggcggcggcggcgacgccagCTTCGACACCAACATGGTCATCATCCTCGCCGCGCTGCTCTTCGCCCTGCTCTTCGCGCTGGGGCTCAACTCCCTCGCGCGGTACGTCATCCGGTGGGCGCGGCGCGCGTCGCTggaggcgtcgggcggcggggagcTGGACGGCGCGGCGTCGGCGGCGTCGGCGGGCGGGCGGGGCGGGCTCAAGAAGCGCACGCTCAGGAGCCTCCCCATCGAGGTGTACGGCGCGTGCGCGGCcgcgggcgggggcggcgccgcgCCGGCGGACGACGTCTGCGCCATCTGCCTCGGCGAGTTCGAGGACGGCGAGAAGGTGCGCGTGCTGCCGCGCTGCGGCCACGAGTTCCACGTCCGCTGCGTCGACACCTGGCTCGTCTCGCACGACTCCTGCCCCACCTGCCGGGACTCGGTGCTCAGCGGCGCGGCCGCCGCCGGGCGCAGCGGCGGGCGGCCCGGGAGCGCCGACGCCGCGGCCGTCGAGGTGGTCATCGCCGCGTGA